The Astatotilapia calliptera chromosome 14, fAstCal1.2, whole genome shotgun sequence genome includes a region encoding these proteins:
- the LOC113036392 gene encoding THAP domain-containing protein 5-like, translated as MPKYCSVPNCKNDSASDSDRKSFYRFPLQDPVRLQQWLRNMGRENWAPSRHQYICHEHFAPSCFKVRWGIRYLERDAVPTVFQEAEKRKATDDGEKKTKRLRTICNPSVSVSDDKTMVFDTADMQNKVHTVHLYQIAVDPSQQEETSLVQLSDVGESDCSFEPELDSLATVDRLETGVNFPLTVLHTIDHLSNSGEKTEVVLMSECPAGEGQDELMNEITAAILTQGHRLVVNDSTLECTDEAVALSGVEDVTHTTELFSDGDDGNHETQVIAYLETIPNVLPKDTFTQFTFSPETVLSSALSSTPITSTLPIVSKHAAPPPTSLVLTLERLDSEGGEGDEGKSEDDDTEQDYQLEEHCYHKNSLSKEQLEGIVCELQKKVKVLQQRHRRHLEKLVGLENTVSQLRQSNLLNEERLQLLERAYMQTNGAVSDAGETVTIIYEEDDAAYLYTPLIDTEAKL; from the exons GTTCCCTCTTCAGGACCCAGTCAGGCTGCAGCAGTGGCTGAGAAACATGGGACGTGAGAACTGGGCTCCCTCTCGGCACCAGTATATTTGCCACGAACATTTTGCACCTTCATGCTTCAAAGTGCGATGGGGGATCCGTTACCTTGAGAGAGACGCTGTGCCCACTGTGTTTCAGGAGGCTGAG AAACGGAAAGCCACAGACGATGGCGAGAAGAAAACAAAGCGTCTTCGAACTATCTGTAATCCAAGCGTATCGGTATCAGATGACAAGACCATGGTTTTTGACACAGCAGACATGCAAAACAAAGTGCACACTGTGCACCTGTATCAGATTGCTGTCGATCCATCgcaacaagaagaaaccagCTTGGTGCAACTGAGTGATGTTGGAGAATCTGACTGCTCTTTTGAGCCAGAACTAGACTCACTGGCAACAGTAGACAGATTAGAAACGGGGGTAAACTTCCCTTTAACTGTTTTACACACAATAGATCATCTAAGTAACAGTGGGGAGAAGACAGAGGTTGTACTTATGTCTGAATGTCCTGCTGGGGAAGGGCAAGATGAGCTTATGAATGAAATAACTGCGGCCATTTTAACTCAGGGACACAGGCTGGTAGTGAATGACTCCACCCTTGAGTGCACAGATGAGGCTGTGGCTTTAAGTGGAGTTGAAGATGTGACGCATACCACAGAGTTGTTCTCAGATGGCGACGACGGCAACCATGAAACTCAAGTCATTGCCTACCTCGAGACGATACCGAATGTTTTACCCAAAGACACCTTTACCCAGTTTACCTTTTCACCAGAAACGGTACTATCATCGGCTCTGAGCTCCACACCCATCACATCCACTCTGCCTATAGTGTCCAAACACGCAGCACCTCCCCCCACATCCCTGGTCCTCACTTTGGAAAGACTGGATTctgaaggaggagagggagatgaAGGCAAGTCGGAGGACGACGATACAGAGCAAGATTACCAGCTCGAGGAGCACTG CTACCACAAGAACAGTTTGAGTAAGGAGCAGCTGGAGGGAATTGTGTGTGAGCTACAGAAAAAGGTCAAAGTGCTGCAGCAGCGGCACCGAAGACACCTGGAAAAACTCGTTGGACTGGAGAACACGGTCAGCCAGCTGAGACAAAGCAATCTGCTGAATGAAGAGCGACTGCAGTTACTTGAGAGG GCGTACATGCAGACCAACGGAGCAGTGTCTGATGCTGGTGAGACGGTCACCATCATCTATGAGGAGGACGATGCTGCTTACTTGTATACACCACTGATAGATACAGAGGCAAAGCTGTGA